A genomic stretch from Kogia breviceps isolate mKogBre1 chromosome 1, mKogBre1 haplotype 1, whole genome shotgun sequence includes:
- the CASQ1 gene encoding calsequestrin-1, with translation MSAADRMGARAVPGLRLALLLLLVLGTPKSGVQGEEGLDFPEYDGVDRVVNVNSKNYKNVFKKYEVLALLYHEPPEDDKASQRQFEMEELILELAAQVLEDKGVGFGMVDSEKDTAVAKKLGLTEEDSIYVFKEDEVIEYDGEFSADTLVEFLLDVLEDPVEFIEGERELQAFENIEDENKLIGYFKSKDSEHYKAFEDAAEEFHPYIPFFATFDSKVAKKLTLKLNEIDFYEAFMEEPVTIPDKPNSEEEIVNFVEEHRRSTLRKLKPESMYETWEDDLDGIHIVAFAEEDDPDGYEFLEILKAVARDNTENPDLSIIWIDPDDFPLLVPYWEKTFNIDLSAPQIGVVNVTDADSIWMEMDDEEDLPSTEELEDWLEDVLEGEINTEDDDDDDDDDD, from the exons ATGAGTGCTGCAGACAGGATGGGGGCCAGAGCTGTGCCCGGCCTGCGGCTGGCACTGCTGTTACTGCTGGTGCTAGGGACACCCAAGTCAGGggtgcagggagaggaagggctggACTTCCCCGAGTATGATGGTGTGGACCGTGTGGTCAATGTCAACTCAAAGAACTACAAGAATGTGTTCAAGAAGTACGAGGTGCTGGCACTGCTCTACCACGAACCCCCCGAGGACGACAAGGCCTCACAAAGACAGTTTGAGATGGAGGAGCTGATCCTGGAG TTAGCAGCCCAAGTCCTAGAAGACAAGGGTGTTGGCTTCGGGATGGTGGACTCTGAGAAGGACACGGCTGTAGCCAAGAAACTAG GACTAACTGAAGAGGACAGCATTTATGTATTCAAGGAAGATGAAGTCATTGAGTATGATGGCGAGTTTTCTGCTGACACCCTGGTGGAGTTTCTGCTTGAT GTCCTAGAGGACCCTGTGGAATTTATTGAGGGTGAACGAGAGCTGCAGGCATTTGAGAATATCGAAGATGAGAACAAACTCATTGGCTACTTCAAGAGCAAAGACTCAGAGC ATTACAAAGCCTTTGAGGACGCAGCGGAGGAGTTTCATCCTTACATCCCCTTCTTCGCCACCTTCGACAGCAAG GTGGCAAAGAAGCTGACCCTGAAGCTGAATGAGATCGACTTCTACGAGGCCTTCATGGAAGAGCCTGTGACCATCCCGGACAAGCCCAATAGCGAAGAGGAGATTGTCAACTTCGTGGAGGAGCAcaggag atCAAccctgaggaaactgaagcctgaGAGTATGTATGAGACCTGG GAGGACGATCTGGATGGAATCCATATTGTGGCCTTTGCAGAGGAAGATGATCCTG ATGGCTATGAGTTCTTAGAGATTCTCAAGGCTGTGGCCCGAGATAACACTGAAAATCCTGACCTGAGCATCATCTGGATTGACCCTGATGACTTCCCCCTG CTGGTTCCATACTGGGAGAAGACGTTTAACATCGACCTGTCAGCCCCACAAATAGGAGTCGTCAATGTTACTGAT GCGGACAGCATATGGATGGAGATGGATGATGAAGAGGACCTGCCTTCTACTGAGGAGCTGGAGGACTGGCTGGAGGATGTACTGGAGGGCGAGATCAACAcagaggatgatgatgatgatgatgatgatgatgactag
- the PEA15 gene encoding astrocytic phosphoprotein PEA-15, which yields MAEYGTLLQDLTNNITLEDLEQLKSACKEDIPSEKSEEITTGSAWFSFLESHNKLDKDNLSYIEHIFEISRRPDLLTMVVDYRTRVLKISEEDELDTKLTRIPSAKKYKDIIRQPSEEEIIKLAPPPKKA from the exons aTGGCCGAGTACGGGACCCTCCTCCAGGACCTGACCAACAACATCACCCTTGAAGATCTGGAACAGCTCAAATCAGCCTGCAAGGAGGACATCCCCAGTGAGAAGAGCGAGGAGATCACTACTGGCAGTGCCTGGTTTAGCTTCCTGGAGAGCCACAACAAGCTGGacaaag ACAACCTCTCTTATATCGAGCACATCTTTGAGATCTCCCGCCGTCCTGACCTACTCACTATGGTGGTTGACTACAGAACCCGTGTTCTGAAGATCTCTGAGGAAGATGAGCTGGACACCAAGCTAACCCGTATCCCCAGTGCCAAGAAGTACAAAG ACATTATCCGGCAGCCCTCTGAGGAAGAGATCATCAAATTGGCTCCTCCACCGAAGAAAGCCTGA